The sequence AGAAAATGAGTGTTTTGTGTAAAGTAATAGTTAATTACATATGCCATAGTCTAAGAACATGATTACAATCAGTAGAACGCGATAGATTTTTCTGGTTCTCATGTTTATCTTCATCACATACGAATTTCCTGAACCATAGTCCTTTCTGGTCTGTGTTTTTGCTTTTTGCTGCACAtacaattttgttgatttgagtCTGTGTTTAGCTCTTATTACCCTATTAACAGCGCGACTTTAATCTTGGCTACATTTTCTTAATGTGCTCATTGCAATCCAGCATTCAATTAGGTGTTTTTGACTTATTTTTGATGTGGTTTGCCACAGATAAGGTATCAAAAAACCATATCAATGGTATAGTTCTCCGTCGGCCATTTGTTTGGGTGGTTACCCATCAGTTTCTACTGGGGTTAATTTtcaaatacacaaaataaaataacaaatgaaaaataaaaaacatggtCTTTTTCCTTACATGAATATCCACACTATTCTCCTAAAGTTTTAGAAGTTTGTTTCTCAAATGATCTTCGTTCACCTTCCTTATATGCTTCTGCAGCTGAGTAACTATTGCTCCTTTGAGGGTGTTTTGTATTGCAAGCCCCATTATGATCAACTGTTTAAGATGACTGGAAGCTTGGACAAAAGTTTTGAAGGTAGATGAAAGCTATTGAATTTCTTATGTCATATTACATTTGGTATCTGCTTGTTTAATCTTACTTCTTGGAAAAATTTCTTTTCTTCAGGAACTCCAAAAAATGTTAGAGTCTATAGACCTGCTGATCAGGTATTCGACATGTTATAGTTCGCTTTTCTTGTAATACgaactatatatataggccTACTAAAATTATGTTACTTTGGGTGTTGTCTCCCAGGTTAATACCAACAGCAGAGTTTCAAGCATGTTTGCTGGTACACAAGACAAATGTGTTGGTTGCAAGAAAACTGTGTATCCAATTGAGAAGGTAAATACGTAAAATGTCAATGGGCCTGCCCTGGATCTTTggagttataattttttttggctcTTAATGTTGATTCTTAGATACATCAAAGGCTTGCTTGATTTGTGAGTCGAATATTTGATTCGAAAACAAATGATGAATCATTTATGATCGTTGTCGTTCTGATTGTAGTTCTACTGATATGCTCTGCATCCTTCAGGTGACTGTTGATGGAAAATCATATCACAAGACTTGTTTCAGGTGCACCCATGGTGGATGCGTGATCAGCCCATCAAATTACGTAGCACATGAGCATCGCCTCTACTGTAGACACCACCACAGCCAACTTTTCAAGCAGAAGGGAAACTTTAGCCAACTTGACAAGCATGAAGATTCTAAACTGGTGATTGAGAACACGGTGGCTGAGTAATGTAGTGTATAATAACTTGGGAGAATGGATTTCTATGAAAGAATTGAATGCGTTAATCCATGCGAGAAGAGCTACCAGGGTGTTTTTTAATATGTAAAAAGAACCGTTGCAGAGTTTGAGCTTGTTGCTGCATTTCAATTTTGATTGCAAGTTTTTGTATGTTTAGTTATTGGAgaattgttgttgtttttaAGGCCTTTTCAAGAAACATTGAGGTAAACACAAAAGGATATTCTGTTTCTTAATTTAAAGCTTGGCTTTGTCTGTATAAGATGAATGGAGGAATTCTTTTTGTCTGTGCTGCTCAATTTTCACTGCTGCAAGGAATGCTTGGTTTTTATCAGTATTGACATGATTTGCGGTTGTTGGCAAGAGGGGTTCGAGACTGTTccaatacacacacacatatatataagcatAAGCATAGAAAAATAGGTATCAAGTAACGAATGCTTGTTATTTATCAATATTGACATGATTTGCGGCTGTTGACGAGTTCGGGATggttccaatatatatatatatagacacacacacacatacacagagtCCCGTTCTTATGCGGGATCATTTTGCGGTATCGAATATCGACCGTTTGATCAATCTGACGCTTAAAAGATCTTACAGGCTTTAGTCTCTCGTTCTTACTTTGCTTCTCGTGTTTGCTCTTCTCCTTTCTCTCCTCAACACGAGCACCCACCTCAATCGACCACCTCCGACAACCATCATCGCCTCTCAATCAACCACCTCTGACATCTATTGACATCCATCGTCGGTCTCCATCAGGTCTATGAACACTGCCTCAAATCGGCCTCATCTCCCCAAAGCCGAATCCCCAAATCGATCTCCATCAAGTCGTAGATGTCGATGGTTGAGGAAGCAGGGAGGAAGGCTTTCAGGAAGTGGATCGAGATTGGGAGATTGGTTGAGCGGTCATGTATGCAATCTCAAGGTTTTAGTCAATTAGTGATTACAGTGCGAAATCAACAACTTATGTTGAGTAGGGGAAAGTGCTTGGTGATGCGCGGATACcatttgtaaacccatttgtaATATGTGTTTACAAGGACTATTGTAATGAATCTCTTGGCTGCAATATCATCATTGGCTCTTCAATCgtcttcttttgttgtttaaCTGCAGTTGATGGCTACATATATGAATCTAGACGAATTATTTGGAGTTATATATTCTTGTGCGTTCTGGGGTTACCCTGTACCAAAATTGAACTTCCTTTCTATCAAAATACCATCTTAGGTATGATACCCTCTTAGCTCCACTTACAAAGACATTAAAACATTATAAACGTCCATACATATTTAGTCAAAGTTCATcaacaaataagaacacaatGAACATCTCGTTACAGAGGACATCATATAGTCACATTCCAGCATCTAAACAATCCAAGCACTTGTTTTCTGTAAAAGTGATGAGAACAAGAATATAATTGAGAAACCGACTTTAATTAATAATGGAAAACAAGCAACAAGAGAACAATATGAGAATAAACTAGATTAAATAGTATGAAAATAAActaggaatctctcctattACAGGGTTATttcttcaaatcaaaataaGGTACCAAACATAGGAAAATAAACTAGATTAAGCTGCCTTCTTTCATGCAATCCATTCAGCTGCCATAACGGTGCCAACTTTCACTCCCACAATGAAGTTAATCATATCAATAAACTTTTCCAATAGTTGCCACAAGAGTTAAGACATCCTTGTAGATTTGTGTTCCCAGGGAATCTACAGTTGGGACCTCTCTGATAGGGAATTGTTCCTTGATAGACGGTAAGTCACCGACACCAAACAACACATAGCAACAATTCCTGCAAAAAACATCACATAGTGGTAAAATCAACATCCacgttaatttttttaaaaaatacaacaaaaccaTACATGTTTTCTGTTTGTTATTGAGTAGGGGACAATTCCTAATGTCATGTTTTTATCCATATAAACAGCAACCATTGCAACGTCTATCTTTCTGTATCGCCTTTTCTTTGCCTCTCTTGAGCCGCTTTCCATAACCTTTTGCCCTAACCTGATTAGGCTCATTGTAGACAGGTTGTGACAGAGCAATACTAAGTGCAGAAGATTGTCCTCCATCTTTGAGAGTGAACGCATTGAAATTACATTGAAGGGACTCCAATGAGTCTACTACAAACTTATAAGTGTCTTCATTGATCACAGAGTCAACAATGATATTTGAGGTCAACTTGTGCAATGTATTTTGCCTCAGAACGATTGCCCTATCAAAGGTATCCCGTACATCACCAATGCCAGTAGAACTCTTTGTAGCTTTTGTCCATCTGcgtaatacatatatatctgGTAGTGTAGCATACACTTGCATTTTGCAGATCATAATGGCAAATATGTACTGACATAGGAAACCATTTGACTCAAATTTTCCATAACTACAATCCAAACGATTCAATGACTTGTCATCAACAACTTTTCTTACTCTGTGTGGACTCCCATCAACTCGCACAACATTGTAACAGCTCATATGTTCTTCTGCATAGTCAATTGTGGCCATATATGTCATGTCTTGATACAACTCCTCTTGGACTTTGTAAAATATGGTTTGCGTGTACACTTTTGTCATGAACTTCTCTATAGGCCCACATAGTTTTGATAATGGGTTGCTCATTAATATCTTTATGATCAAGCATAAGCTCCTGATGTCTTTGGTGTTTTAGAGTTGTGGTAAATCTAaccacaaaatccatcaaagtaTTTTTTTGATACATACAACTTGAAAAATGCGTGATAACTTTCAGCTCTTTGACTGGAAGACATACCTACATTAAAATCAAACACAGTCAATCAAATATAAGAGTTATGGAAATTTTTACAACTAATTCAAGTATTCTAATAATAATTTGTAATACTTGCAGAGAATGTGCCATTAACATAAGCAGAAATCCACATAAAACGAAGATCATACACTGTTTTTAACCATTTATTTGTAGACAATCCATTTTGCTCGACAACCTCGGCCCAACCACTCTCAAACTCGTCTAGACTCGATAAATTCCATATACGATTATGAAACTGTTTGTAATTATCTCTCCATTTGATTGCATCTAACTTCTCTGAAAACTTAGTCAAAATATGCCACATAAAAAACCTATGAACAGTATTTGGCAATACTTCAGCTATGGCCTTTCCCATTGCAGGGTCTTGATCAGTGATAATCATTTTGAGTGGGCCTATTGGCATACATGACAACAACTACTTCAAAAGCCACACGAATGACTCAGTTGTCTCAACACTTAAGAATGCACATGCAAAGAGTGTAGTCTGTCCATGATGGTTGACCCCATCCAAGGGTGTAAAGATCATACTATATCTATTTGTATTGTAAATTGTATCAAAGAGAACTACATCCCCAAACGCCTGATATGTCTGTCTGCATTGCATATCTGCCCAAAAGCAATGAGTGATCCTGTTTTCATTATCCGTATTGaccacaaaataaaattttggatttctttccttttgagATTCGAAATACTCGTACAACATTTGAGCATCGTGTCCAGCATACAATTTTACCTCATCTCGTCGTGCATTGTAAAAATCTCTTTCTATACACCCAATATTTTCTATGCCTCCAGATTCTAACTCTAAGATACTAATTTGCTGATGAATTGGCACATTTGCTGTACTAAATTGTTGTGTTAAGGATTTTTTGGTAGAGCACATGGACGGTGAGACCATAGTAAATGAACTTTTCTTGGTGTCGTCATTACATGATTATGGACCtcataaaattttgaaacaatgaaatttttattaaaatatgacTTCACAAGAGTAGTCTTTGCATTACATCCTTTTCTAGTTAAACCCCTCTTTCTCGTAGGaacataaacaaaacatcatACGCACCACATTACATAACCAACTAAGGAATATCATTAAatcaaaacaccaaatacaTCAAAAATTACCTTGCATTGTAAGTTGTACTCAAGTTTGATTCATACACAATAAACGAGgcaacaaaaacttcaaaagtg is a genomic window of Tripterygium wilfordii isolate XIE 37 chromosome 16, ASM1340144v1, whole genome shotgun sequence containing:
- the LOC119980368 gene encoding LIM domain-containing protein WLIM1-like, whose translation is MRGMATFGGTTQKCKACDKTVYLVDQLTADNKVYHKACFRCHHCKGTLKLSNYCSFEGVLYCKPHYDQLFKMTGSLDKSFEGTPKNVRVYRPADQVNTNSRVSSMFAGTQDKCVGCKKTVYPIEKVTVDGKSYHKTCFRCTHGGCVISPSNYVAHEHRLYCRHHHSQLFKQKGNFSQLDKHEDSKLVIENTVAE
- the LOC119980703 gene encoding protein FAR1-RELATED SEQUENCE 5-like encodes the protein MTYMATIDYAEEHMSCYNVVRVDGSPHRVRKVVDDKSLNRLDCSYGKFESNGFLCQYIFAIMICKMQVYATLPDIYVLRRWTKATKSSTGIGDVRDTFDRAIVLRQNTLHKLTSNIIVDSVINEDTYKFVVDSLESLQCNFNAFTLKDGGQSSALSIALSQPVYNEPNQVRAKGYGKRLKRGKEKAIQKDRRCNGIVAMCCLVSVTYRLSRNNSLSERSQL